The following coding sequences lie in one Niabella agricola genomic window:
- a CDS encoding ankyrin repeat domain-containing protein, whose product MKLFGPNAELTETARQIMTEDIVALEQKVAKGWDLNQKIPITDRIIETPLTLALCEKKKKVLDWLLLKNVALNDNDQPAILLACSNTDAKTVKRLIEGGADVNARHKTGKSAMNAALYGNNYDLIPLLIEAGYDLKNDGSSLRQAVFNRQYKAIALLLEHGADVNFCKPDMVFPYNSTPVHIAAGNNDLEMVKRLVAHGADVTIKDHYGERPYNCAVANRNEEMRAFLKALEPEQWHNEEQRLADLKSYKIPEALLQVLRSTDRKLELPGNKNVGYIVFNSLLNVKEVHWMKHKFLDLLSTVDHYGSDGFLVWYPKKKCLAFADYEHQEFKELCSVKAFFADPSAQIDKIFE is encoded by the coding sequence ATGAAATTATTTGGACCCAACGCTGAACTGACCGAAACCGCCCGGCAGATCATGACTGAAGATATTGTGGCCCTGGAACAGAAAGTGGCAAAGGGATGGGACCTAAACCAAAAGATCCCGATCACCGACCGGATTATTGAAACACCGCTTACTCTTGCATTGTGTGAGAAAAAGAAAAAAGTACTGGACTGGCTGCTTTTAAAAAATGTAGCATTGAACGATAACGATCAGCCCGCCATTTTACTGGCCTGTTCCAACACCGATGCAAAAACGGTAAAGCGTCTGATTGAGGGCGGTGCCGATGTAAATGCCCGGCACAAAACGGGGAAGTCTGCCATGAATGCTGCCTTATACGGCAATAACTATGACCTTATCCCGCTGCTGATCGAAGCCGGCTATGATCTTAAAAATGATGGCAGCTCCTTGCGGCAGGCTGTTTTCAACCGGCAGTATAAGGCCATCGCATTGCTGCTGGAACATGGGGCAGACGTGAATTTTTGCAAACCGGATATGGTGTTTCCTTATAACTCCACGCCGGTGCATATCGCAGCAGGAAACAACGATCTGGAAATGGTAAAACGCCTGGTAGCACATGGAGCGGATGTAACGATAAAGGATCATTACGGGGAACGCCCTTATAATTGCGCCGTGGCCAACCGGAATGAGGAGATGAGGGCATTTCTGAAGGCACTGGAGCCGGAGCAGTGGCACAACGAGGAACAACGGCTGGCAGATCTAAAGAGCTACAAAATACCCGAAGCACTGTTACAGGTATTGCGCAGTACGGACCGGAAACTGGAATTACCCGGTAATAAAAACGTGGGATATATTGTATTCAACTCTCTTTTGAATGTTAAGGAAGTACATTGGATGAAACATAAGTTCTTAGACCTGCTGAGCACGGTGGATCATTACGGTAGTGATGGTTTTTTGGTTTGGTATCCTAAAAAGAAATGCCTTGCCTTTGCCGACTATGAGCACCAGGAGTTTAAAGAATTGTGCAGCGTTAAAGCATTTTTTGCCGACCCTTCGGCGCAAATTGACAAGATATTTGAATAA
- a CDS encoding anthrone oxygenase family protein — MILGNSCFFIALLLVALMAGLFFSFSVAVTRGLKKLDDKSYLWAMQKINKAILNPVFLLCFIGAPLLLIGTTMIRFFEDRWLFMWMLVTTLVYTGGVFMVTMFCNVPLNNYLDRQRIDTLDPETAEAVRSRFEIPWNRYNHIRTLFSILALGMMFYSGIR, encoded by the coding sequence ATGATACTGGGTAACAGCTGTTTTTTTATAGCCCTGCTGCTGGTGGCGCTGATGGCAGGACTGTTCTTTTCGTTTAGCGTTGCAGTAACGCGCGGCTTAAAAAAACTGGATGATAAAAGCTATCTGTGGGCGATGCAAAAGATCAACAAAGCGATCCTGAACCCCGTATTCCTCTTGTGCTTTATCGGTGCGCCGCTGTTGCTTATCGGAACCACCATGATCCGTTTTTTTGAGGATCGATGGCTGTTTATGTGGATGCTGGTGACTACCCTGGTTTATACAGGCGGCGTGTTTATGGTGACTATGTTCTGCAATGTTCCCTTGAACAACTACCTGGACCGGCAACGTATCGATACATTGGATCCGGAGACGGCTGAGGCTGTTCGTTCCCGATTCGAGATCCCTTGGAACCGGTACAATCATATCCGCACGCTGTTTTCAATACTGGCCCTGGGAATGATGTTCTATAGCGGGATCCGCTGA
- a CDS encoding RsmE family RNA methyltransferase, whose protein sequence is MQLPFFYINEYTPGAQHIVLDENNSRHVVQVLRMQTGEALHLTDGKGHLLTAVIAAPHKKHCSVMVADTVFSPPRHPRVTIAISLLKNANRFEWFLEKATEIGVAAIIPLISDRTEKERAKTERLQQILISALLQSQQVWLPQMPEPVKYADFIKDHGAHSMTRKFIAHCLEDEKHSLKDQAAADDSIILIGPEGDFTTEEIGAALANGYQPVTLGTTRLRTETAGVVAAALLCVR, encoded by the coding sequence TTGCAGCTTCCTTTTTTCTATATTAATGAGTATACACCCGGTGCGCAACATATCGTGCTGGATGAAAACAATTCCCGTCACGTAGTACAGGTATTGCGGATGCAGACGGGAGAAGCCCTACACTTAACGGATGGTAAAGGCCATTTGCTTACCGCAGTTATTGCAGCACCGCATAAAAAGCATTGTTCCGTAATGGTCGCCGACACTGTTTTTTCACCACCCCGCCATCCGCGGGTTACCATCGCAATTTCCCTGTTAAAAAACGCGAACCGTTTTGAATGGTTTCTCGAAAAAGCAACCGAGATCGGCGTTGCGGCCATCATCCCCCTGATCAGTGATCGCACAGAAAAAGAACGGGCGAAAACGGAACGATTGCAGCAGATACTGATCAGCGCTTTATTGCAAAGCCAACAGGTATGGCTGCCGCAGATGCCGGAGCCTGTAAAATATGCTGATTTTATAAAGGATCACGGGGCTCATTCTATGACGCGGAAATTTATTGCTCATTGCCTGGAAGATGAAAAACATTCCCTGAAGGACCAGGCCGCAGCGGACGATAGCATCATTCTTATTGGGCCGGAGGGCGATTTTACAACAGAGGAGATCGGCGCTGCATTGGCAAACGGATACCAGCCGGTGACTCTTGGCACTACCAGGCTGCGTACGGAAACGGCCGGTGTGGTGGCCGCCGCCCTGCTTTGCGTACGGTAA
- the dnaB gene encoding replicative DNA helicase produces MDLKDINKDRKQKRRTAVDLGTMVYGKVPPQARELEEAILGAIMLEKNAFDAVIEVLKPDCFYVDANQRIFRAMQSLAHKSQPIDILTVVEELRMREELEMVGGAYYVTRLTNAVVSAANIESHARIVLQKFIQRELIRISGEIINDAFEDSTDVFELLDDAESKLFEITNSHLRSTIQPIDSVLVQTIQRIEDLRHRNEDVTGVPSGFKMLDKVTYGWQNTDLIILAARPAVGKTAFALNLARNAVMNKIKEHPTPVAFFSLEMSAAQLVQRVLSAESEIMLEKIARGKMEDHEMKQLYTKGIQRLSQAPLFIDDTPALNIFELRAKCRKLKNKHNIGMIIIDYLQLMSGSGDSKGNREQEISSISRNLKGLAKELSVPIIALSQLSRAVEQRGSKDGNRVPQLSDLRESGAIEQDADMVMFLYRPDYYDMNTNAEGEDQRGLTEVKIAKHRNGSLETIKLKALLHIQKFISWEEDPYNIMAAPGSSWKRIDEEEGGGGGAKLFQVESKMNKMKDDEFDDLEDAPF; encoded by the coding sequence ATGGATTTAAAGGATATAAATAAAGATCGGAAGCAGAAACGCAGAACGGCGGTTGACCTGGGAACCATGGTTTACGGAAAAGTACCTCCCCAGGCCAGAGAGCTGGAGGAAGCCATCCTGGGGGCCATCATGCTGGAGAAGAATGCCTTTGACGCTGTTATCGAAGTATTAAAACCGGACTGTTTTTATGTAGACGCCAACCAGCGTATTTTCCGGGCCATGCAGTCGCTGGCTCATAAAAGTCAGCCCATCGATATCCTGACCGTGGTGGAAGAATTGCGGATGCGGGAGGAGCTGGAAATGGTAGGGGGCGCTTACTATGTTACCCGCCTTACCAATGCGGTCGTTTCAGCGGCGAATATCGAATCGCATGCGCGGATCGTACTGCAAAAATTTATACAAAGGGAGTTGATCCGGATCAGCGGGGAAATCATCAACGATGCATTTGAAGACAGCACGGATGTATTTGAATTGCTGGACGACGCCGAATCTAAGTTATTTGAAATAACCAACTCGCACCTGCGCAGTACCATACAACCGATTGATTCGGTACTGGTGCAAACCATACAACGGATTGAAGACCTGCGCCACCGGAACGAAGATGTGACCGGTGTGCCCAGCGGATTTAAAATGCTGGATAAGGTAACCTATGGATGGCAGAATACGGACCTGATCATCCTTGCGGCACGTCCTGCGGTGGGGAAGACCGCTTTTGCGCTCAACCTGGCACGCAATGCTGTTATGAACAAGATTAAGGAGCACCCCACCCCGGTGGCCTTCTTTTCATTGGAGATGAGTGCGGCCCAGCTGGTGCAGCGGGTACTATCGGCCGAAAGCGAGATCATGCTGGAAAAGATTGCCCGTGGTAAGATGGAAGATCATGAAATGAAGCAGCTGTACACCAAGGGGATCCAACGATTGTCGCAGGCTCCGCTTTTTATCGATGATACACCGGCGCTGAATATTTTTGAGTTACGGGCCAAATGCCGGAAGCTGAAGAATAAGCACAATATTGGGATGATCATTATCGACTACCTGCAGCTGATGAGCGGATCCGGGGATTCTAAAGGAAACCGCGAGCAGGAGATCAGTTCTATCAGCCGGAACCTGAAGGGATTGGCCAAGGAACTAAGCGTGCCTATTATTGCACTTTCCCAGTTAAGCCGTGCTGTGGAACAACGGGGCTCCAAGGATGGTAACCGGGTACCACAGCTGAGTGACCTGCGGGAGTCCGGAGCCATCGAACAGGATGCGGATATGGTAATGTTCCTGTACCGGCCGGATTACTATGATATGAACACCAATGCCGAAGGGGAGGACCAGCGGGGGTTGACAGAAGTAAAGATCGCCAAGCACCGGAATGGCTCACTTGAAACCATTAAGCTGAAGGCATTGTTACATATTCAGAAGTTTATCAGTTGGGAAGAGGACCCGTACAATATTATGGCCGCACCAGGCAGCAGCTGGAAGCGGATCGATGAAGAAGAAGGCGGTGGCGGCGGCGCCAAGTTGTTCCAGGTAGAGAGCAAGATGAATAAGATGAAGGATGATGAGTTTGATGATCTGGAAGATGCGCCTTTTTAA
- the rsmG gene encoding 16S rRNA (guanine(527)-N(7))-methyltransferase RsmG, with protein sequence MNIVQKYFDDFTATQLDQLKALEGLYRDWNEKINVISRKDIDSLYEKHVLHSLSIAAVFNFPPGTQVADLGAGGGFPGIPLAIFFPEVDFLLVDSIGKKLKVVDAVSEAIGLKNLRTRHCRIEDVKDKKFDFVVSRAVAPLKELWQWSKPLIRKDPARQHTRLVEKGDHAPGLICLKGGDLTKEIFESGTRPHIMAISDLFTEPFFEEKYLVYVPK encoded by the coding sequence ATGAACATCGTGCAGAAATACTTTGATGATTTTACAGCTACGCAGCTGGACCAGCTAAAGGCTTTAGAGGGATTGTACCGCGACTGGAACGAAAAAATAAATGTAATCAGCCGCAAGGATATTGACAGCCTTTATGAAAAACATGTGCTGCACTCGCTTAGCATTGCCGCGGTATTTAACTTTCCGCCGGGCACACAGGTGGCAGACCTGGGCGCAGGTGGCGGCTTTCCCGGTATTCCGCTGGCTATTTTTTTTCCCGAAGTCGATTTTTTACTGGTAGACAGCATTGGTAAAAAATTAAAAGTGGTGGATGCGGTCAGCGAGGCCATCGGTTTAAAAAACCTCCGGACCCGGCACTGCCGTATCGAGGACGTAAAAGATAAAAAATTTGATTTTGTAGTGTCCCGGGCTGTGGCGCCGTTAAAAGAACTATGGCAATGGAGCAAACCGCTGATCCGGAAAGACCCCGCCAGACAGCATACGCGCCTGGTTGAAAAAGGAGACCATGCCCCGGGACTGATCTGCCTGAAAGGCGGCGATCTTACAAAAGAAATCTTTGAAAGCGGCACCCGGCCCCATATAATGGCCATCAGCGATTTGTTTACCGAGCCCTTCTTTGAAGAAAAATACCTCGTGTACGTGCCGAAGTAG
- a CDS encoding FkbM family methyltransferase — protein sequence MKRKYVPQVVTTAAKKMAYRFYHFSEKVLQPPFDRYDFETFDVIKRILKADSNCIDIGAHKGEILSVILKRAPQGQHMGFEPIPYLFAQLQKKYGNRVRLFNTALSSEAGEAEFTVFKDRPAVSGLRERNFEHAQYATEKIRVKVERLEEAVPPDMPIRLIKIDVEGAELEVLKGAERILRQHRPVVLFEFGKGGSDLYGATPELMFDFFDGLGYTLTLQQYFLKGQPGFNRHEFIGQFEKGYNYFFMAYDAGGEMLHM from the coding sequence ATGAAACGTAAATATGTTCCACAGGTGGTAACAACCGCGGCCAAAAAAATGGCCTATCGTTTTTATCATTTTTCAGAGAAGGTGTTACAACCACCATTTGACCGGTATGATTTTGAAACCTTTGACGTCATCAAACGGATATTAAAAGCGGATAGTAACTGCATCGATATCGGGGCGCACAAGGGGGAGATTCTGTCTGTCATTCTGAAAAGAGCGCCGCAGGGGCAGCATATGGGGTTTGAACCCATCCCGTACCTGTTTGCCCAGCTGCAAAAAAAATACGGCAACCGGGTACGTCTTTTCAACACAGCCCTTTCCAGCGAGGCTGGCGAGGCGGAATTTACGGTATTTAAAGACCGGCCGGCGGTAAGCGGTTTAAGAGAGCGGAACTTTGAACATGCGCAATATGCTACGGAAAAGATCCGGGTAAAGGTAGAGCGGCTGGAAGAGGCGGTTCCACCGGATATGCCCATCCGTTTGATCAAGATCGATGTGGAAGGAGCAGAGCTGGAAGTATTGAAAGGTGCGGAACGGATCCTGCGGCAACACCGGCCGGTGGTATTGTTTGAGTTTGGAAAGGGTGGAAGTGATCTTTATGGTGCCACACCGGAACTGATGTTTGATTTTTTTGATGGGCTGGGCTATACGCTTACCTTACAGCAATATTTTCTGAAAGGCCAGCCCGGTTTTAACCGGCATGAGTTCATCGGTCAGTTTGAAAAAGGATATAACTATTTTTTTATGGCCTATGATGCGGGAGGGGAAATGCTGCATATGTAA
- a CDS encoding M20/M25/M40 family metallo-hydrolase, translated as MNRSVSQLFCIAFLLTSPFLSAQPAPQPQENLLPIVEKIVDEVQQHSQLEKLAGELLDGIGPRLVGTPEMQKAGDWAIARFESWGIRSNKQSFGEWRGWQRGISQVDMIAPRIKSLEATQLAWSPATKTPVQGEVVPLPFVNNAGEFTAWLKTIKGKVVLISQYQRSGRPDYQIKEFASPELYEKMMKERADDAEAFRKAMINTGYTSSTLPEALEKAGAAALAISNWTGIMGANRVFGARTKKIPTIDISVEDYGMLYRMAVNGLAPRIRIHVQSKELGMVPTFNIIGRIDGKEKPDEYVILSAHFDSWDGAQGATDNGTGTITMMETIRILKKLYPDNKRTILICLWGSEEQGLNGSRAFVKDNPQITKNIQAVFNQDNGTGRIANISGQGFVNAYDYLGRWLAAAPKKITAGIETSFPGMPGSGGSDHASFVAAGVPAFVLSSLSWGYGGYTWHTNRDTYDKIVFDEVKNNVILTAVLAYMASEDPRPANRDQRVLPVINGKQITWPEIKEPERRGGIEK; from the coding sequence ATGAACAGATCTGTTTCCCAGCTTTTTTGCATAGCGTTTTTGCTAACCAGTCCATTCCTGTCTGCGCAACCGGCGCCTCAGCCGCAGGAAAACCTGTTACCCATCGTGGAAAAAATAGTAGATGAGGTGCAGCAGCATTCCCAACTGGAAAAACTGGCCGGTGAGTTGCTGGATGGCATCGGCCCCCGGCTGGTGGGTACACCGGAAATGCAAAAGGCCGGTGACTGGGCCATTGCCAGGTTTGAGAGCTGGGGGATCCGTAGCAATAAACAATCCTTTGGTGAATGGCGCGGCTGGCAACGGGGCATTTCCCAGGTTGATATGATTGCCCCCCGCATCAAAAGCCTGGAAGCTACGCAGCTGGCCTGGAGCCCGGCCACCAAAACACCGGTACAGGGTGAGGTTGTACCATTGCCCTTTGTAAACAATGCTGGTGAGTTTACAGCATGGTTAAAAACGATAAAGGGAAAAGTGGTATTGATTTCCCAATACCAGCGCTCAGGCCGGCCAGATTATCAGATCAAAGAGTTTGCCTCCCCTGAGCTTTACGAAAAGATGATGAAGGAACGGGCTGATGATGCTGAAGCCTTTCGCAAGGCCATGATCAATACCGGCTACACCAGCAGCACCTTGCCGGAAGCCCTCGAAAAGGCCGGCGCCGCTGCGCTCGCCATTTCCAACTGGACGGGTATTATGGGTGCCAACCGCGTTTTTGGAGCGCGCACCAAAAAAATCCCTACCATCGATATCTCGGTAGAGGACTATGGTATGTTGTACCGGATGGCGGTAAACGGATTAGCTCCCCGGATCCGGATCCACGTACAATCCAAAGAACTGGGAATGGTGCCCACCTTTAACATCATCGGCCGCATCGACGGAAAGGAAAAACCGGATGAATATGTGATCCTTTCCGCGCATTTTGATTCCTGGGACGGAGCCCAGGGTGCCACCGACAACGGCACAGGAACCATCACCATGATGGAGACCATACGGATATTGAAAAAACTGTACCCGGATAACAAACGCACCATACTGATTTGTCTTTGGGGAAGCGAAGAGCAGGGATTAAATGGCTCACGCGCTTTTGTAAAAGATAATCCGCAGATCACAAAGAATATCCAGGCGGTATTTAACCAGGACAATGGCACTGGGCGCATTGCCAATATCAGCGGCCAGGGGTTTGTAAATGCATACGACTACCTGGGCAGATGGCTGGCAGCAGCTCCTAAAAAAATCACTGCGGGTATTGAAACCAGCTTCCCGGGAATGCCCGGCAGCGGTGGATCGGATCACGCTTCATTTGTAGCCGCAGGTGTACCGGCATTTGTATTAAGCTCTCTAAGCTGGGGATACGGTGGCTATACCTGGCATACCAATCGCGATACATATGATAAAATTGTTTTTGATGAAGTAAAAAACAATGTGATCCTTACTGCGGTACTGGCATATATGGCGTCTGAAGATCCCCGGCCGGCGAACCGCGATCAGCGTGTGTTACCGGTTATCAACGGAAAACAAATTACCTGGCCGGAAATAAAAGAACCGGAGCGCCGCGGTGGCATTGAAAAATAG
- a CDS encoding M1 family metallopeptidase, whose amino-acid sequence MRTSKGLLFLLLAGLVISVNAQNGYWQQRVKYTMDVDMNVATNRFTGKQQLEYWNHSPDTLDRVYYHLFWNAFQPGSMMDERSRRQGKILIGEKPDWDQRVKDRIFNLKPDEIGYQKVNTLRMNGVPQPYEVQGTILIVTLTRPILPGQKVIFDMNFEAQVPLQIRRSGRDNPNTKVRYSMSQWYPKISVYDKDGWHPTPYVGREFFGNFGDFEVNITIDKNYILGGTGYLTNANQIGYGYEAEGATVKRPAGDRLTWKFTAPEVHDFMWAADPGFIHKSKKVRSDLTLHLLYKEAKFKADKWEKVLSDAEQALPYIEQTFGRYPYKQYSFITGGDGGMEYPMATLLASPGAWLHEWMHEWFYGRLATNETRYSWMDEGGADYADTRVAHWLNQQGVPGYSRPDSTYIYYLNLVKSGKEEALSTPADHFNTNYAYGQGSYIKGALFLVQLGYILGEDVRDRILLNYYQQWKFKHPDPDDLLRVAERTSGTKLDWYRDYWIYTTRTIDYAIDSLWEEGGQTKIRLRNDGMMPMPVDFLITFKDSTKEMHNVPLDLMYHAKPAENKTIKWKVYQPWPWTNKYYTIVTDHRLTEIVIAEIDPSQRMADVNRRNNRLELKY is encoded by the coding sequence ATGCGTACCTCAAAAGGGTTATTGTTTTTATTACTGGCGGGCCTCGTGATTTCGGTAAATGCACAAAACGGTTACTGGCAGCAGCGGGTGAAGTATACGATGGATGTGGATATGAATGTAGCCACCAACCGGTTCACAGGGAAACAGCAGCTGGAGTACTGGAACCATTCGCCGGATACCCTGGACCGGGTGTACTACCACTTATTCTGGAATGCTTTTCAGCCCGGAAGTATGATGGATGAGCGCAGCAGGAGGCAGGGGAAGATCCTGATCGGGGAGAAACCGGATTGGGACCAGCGGGTGAAGGACCGTATTTTTAACCTGAAGCCGGATGAGATCGGGTACCAGAAAGTGAATACACTGCGGATGAATGGGGTGCCGCAGCCTTATGAAGTACAGGGTACCATTTTGATCGTAACGCTTACCCGCCCCATCCTTCCGGGGCAAAAAGTAATCTTTGATATGAATTTCGAGGCGCAGGTGCCCTTGCAGATCCGGAGAAGCGGCAGGGATAACCCCAATACCAAAGTGCGTTATTCCATGAGCCAGTGGTACCCGAAGATCAGTGTATATGACAAAGACGGCTGGCATCCCACCCCTTATGTAGGGCGTGAATTTTTTGGAAATTTCGGTGACTTTGAGGTGAACATCACGATTGATAAGAATTATATCCTGGGAGGAACCGGTTATCTGACCAACGCCAACCAGATCGGTTATGGGTATGAAGCCGAGGGCGCCACTGTTAAACGGCCGGCGGGCGACCGGCTGACCTGGAAGTTTACTGCGCCGGAAGTGCATGATTTTATGTGGGCCGCAGATCCCGGGTTTATTCACAAAAGCAAAAAAGTTCGGAGCGATCTTACACTGCACCTGCTGTATAAGGAGGCAAAGTTTAAGGCCGATAAATGGGAAAAAGTGTTATCCGATGCAGAGCAGGCGCTGCCCTATATAGAACAAACCTTTGGCCGCTATCCATACAAACAATATTCGTTTATAACCGGAGGGGATGGCGGTATGGAATACCCGATGGCTACCTTACTGGCCTCTCCCGGTGCCTGGCTGCACGAGTGGATGCATGAATGGTTTTACGGACGGCTGGCTACTAATGAAACAAGGTATTCCTGGATGGATGAAGGCGGAGCCGACTATGCGGATACCCGTGTTGCCCACTGGCTGAACCAGCAGGGCGTGCCGGGCTACAGCCGGCCGGATTCTACCTACATCTATTATCTGAACCTGGTGAAAAGTGGCAAAGAGGAAGCGTTAAGCACCCCCGCCGATCATTTCAATACGAACTATGCATATGGACAGGGCAGCTACATCAAGGGTGCGCTGTTTCTTGTACAGCTGGGATACATCCTGGGAGAAGATGTGCGGGACCGCATATTGCTCAACTATTACCAGCAATGGAAATTTAAACACCCCGACCCGGATGATCTTCTGCGGGTGGCAGAGCGTACCAGCGGTACAAAGCTGGACTGGTACCGGGATTACTGGATCTACACTACCCGTACTATCGATTATGCGATCGACAGTCTCTGGGAAGAAGGCGGCCAGACAAAGATCCGCTTACGGAATGACGGTATGATGCCGATGCCGGTTGATTTTTTGATTACGTTTAAAGACAGTACAAAAGAAATGCATAATGTGCCGCTGGACCTGATGTATCATGCCAAGCCGGCGGAAAATAAAACAATAAAATGGAAGGTATACCAACCCTGGCCCTGGACTAATAAATATTATACCATAGTAACCGATCACCGGTTAACGGAGATTGTTATTGCAGAAATCGATCCTTCGCAGCGTATGGCAGATGTAAACCGGAGGAACAACCGGCTGGAGCTGAAGTATTAA
- a CDS encoding chaperone modulator CbpM: MTEHIHSISVEQCCSYYSIEVSFVQSLSEHGLIELTQREEGVFIGFEQLTDLEKYMHMHYDLDINMEGLETIAHLLGKVQALQTEIRTLRNELGR, from the coding sequence ATGACAGAACACATCCACAGCATATCTGTAGAACAATGCTGCTCCTATTACAGTATCGAGGTGTCTTTTGTTCAGTCTCTGAGTGAGCACGGGCTGATTGAACTGACGCAACGGGAAGAAGGCGTATTTATCGGGTTTGAACAACTGACGGACCTTGAGAAATACATGCATATGCATTATGATCTCGACATCAACATGGAGGGGCTTGAAACCATCGCGCATTTGCTGGGCAAGGTGCAGGCACTGCAAACCGAGATCCGCACACTTCGAAATGAACTGGGCCGTTAA
- a CDS encoding DnaJ C-terminal domain-containing protein, translating into MDYIDYYKILGVARDASAEDIKKAYRKLARKHHPDLNPDDKEAVKLFQQINEAHEVLSDPEKRKKYDQYGAEWKHADQFEQARKQQASERQQGAPFEGGEYYSYQSGDEGDFSDFFSSLFGQGAGRSGRSATRFKGQDYKASVTLNLSDAYKTHQQTFTVNGKHIRITVPAGIENGQEIRIAGYGAPGVNGGPNGDLYITFTVQNDTPFVRKGNDLYSNVPVSLYKAVLGGTETIDTMDGKVKLTIPPETQNDTKVRLKGKGFPVYKNEGRFGDLYITYQVQLPKNLSEKEKELFKELAKEAESKS; encoded by the coding sequence ATGGATTATATCGACTATTATAAGATCCTGGGAGTTGCCAGGGATGCTTCGGCGGAGGATATAAAAAAAGCATACCGCAAACTGGCGCGGAAGCATCACCCGGATCTGAACCCGGATGATAAGGAAGCGGTAAAGCTCTTTCAGCAGATCAATGAAGCACATGAGGTGTTGAGTGACCCCGAAAAACGAAAAAAGTACGACCAGTACGGGGCCGAATGGAAGCATGCCGATCAGTTTGAACAGGCTCGGAAGCAGCAAGCTTCAGAGAGACAGCAGGGAGCGCCTTTTGAGGGCGGAGAATATTACAGTTACCAGTCTGGTGACGAAGGTGATTTCTCCGATTTCTTTTCGTCGCTGTTCGGACAGGGCGCAGGCCGCAGCGGCCGGTCGGCCACCCGGTTTAAAGGCCAGGATTATAAAGCTTCAGTGACCCTGAACCTTTCGGATGCCTATAAAACGCATCAGCAGACGTTTACCGTAAACGGGAAGCATATCCGGATCACCGTACCGGCAGGTATCGAGAACGGCCAGGAGATCAGGATCGCCGGTTATGGAGCTCCCGGTGTGAACGGGGGACCTAACGGAGATCTGTACATTACATTTACCGTACAGAACGATACGCCATTCGTCAGAAAGGGAAATGATCTGTACTCCAACGTTCCGGTCAGCCTGTACAAGGCCGTTTTAGGAGGAACGGAAACCATTGATACCATGGATGGGAAAGTGAAATTAACCATTCCGCCGGAAACGCAGAATGACACAAAAGTACGCCTGAAGGGGAAGGGCTTTCCGGTGTATAAGAACGAAGGGCGTTTTGGCGATTTGTACATTACTTACCAGGTACAATTACCCAAAAATTTATCCGAAAAAGAAAAAGAATTGTTTAAAGAACTAGCAAAGGAGGCAGAAAGTAAATCATGA
- the ung gene encoding uracil-DNA glycosylase yields MEVAIEQSWKKELQEEFQKPYFETLATHLKTEKQAGKTIYPAGKHIFNAFNTTPFDQVKVLLLGQDPYHGPGQAHGLCFSVQKGVPPPPSLVNIYKELHADLGVPIPKSGDLTHWAQQGVFMLNASLTVRAGEPMSHAKIGWATFTDAVIRKVSEHKQHVVFILWGRFAQEKASFIDASKHFIIKSAHPSPLSAHNGFFGSRPFSKTNEYLVAQGIDPIDWKIDG; encoded by the coding sequence ATGGAAGTAGCAATTGAGCAATCCTGGAAGAAAGAACTACAGGAAGAATTTCAGAAACCCTATTTTGAAACGCTGGCAACCCACCTAAAAACAGAAAAACAGGCGGGCAAGACCATTTATCCTGCCGGCAAGCATATCTTCAATGCTTTTAATACCACTCCCTTTGACCAGGTAAAAGTACTGCTGCTGGGACAGGATCCTTATCATGGACCCGGCCAGGCGCATGGTCTCTGCTTTTCAGTGCAGAAGGGCGTTCCGCCTCCACCATCACTGGTAAATATTTACAAGGAGCTGCATGCGGACCTGGGTGTTCCCATTCCTAAAAGCGGGGACCTGACCCACTGGGCGCAGCAGGGCGTTTTTATGCTCAATGCTTCTTTAACGGTAAGGGCAGGCGAACCGATGAGCCATGCAAAGATTGGCTGGGCAACATTTACGGATGCCGTAATCCGGAAGGTATCGGAACATAAACAACATGTAGTTTTTATTTTATGGGGCCGGTTTGCACAGGAAAAAGCATCCTTTATTGATGCATCCAAACACTTCATCATTAAATCGGCGCATCCCTCCCCTCTTTCTGCACATAACGGGTTCTTTGGGAGCCGGCCGTTCTCCAAAACCAATGAGTACCTGGTAGCCCAGGGAATTGATCCCATTGACTGGAAGATCGATGGATAG